A window of Piliocolobus tephrosceles isolate RC106 chromosome 13, ASM277652v3, whole genome shotgun sequence contains these coding sequences:
- the C13H11orf87 gene encoding uncharacterized protein C11orf87 homolog codes for MSARAPKELRLALPPCLLNRTFASPNASGSGNTGARGPGAGGGGTCITQVGQQLFQSFSSTLVLIVLVTLIFCLIVLSLSTFHIHKRRMKKRKMQRAQEEYERDHCSGSRGGGGLPRPGRQAPTHTKETRLERQPRDSPFCAPSNASSSSSSPGLPCQGPCAPPPPPPASSPQGAHAASSCLDTAGEGLLQTVVLS; via the coding sequence ATGAGTGCCAGGGCGCCGAAGGAGCTGAGGCTGGCGTTGCCGCCGTGTCTCCTCAACCGGACCTTTGCTTCCCCCAACGCCAGCGGCAGCGGCAACACCGGTGCCCGCGGCCCAGGCGCAGGTGGCGGCGGCACCTGCATCACGCAGGTGGGACAGCAGCTTTTCCAGTCCTTCTCCTCCACGCTGGTGCTGATTGTCCTGGTTACCCTCATCTTCTGCCTCATCGTGCTGTCCCTCTCCACTTTCCACATCCACAAGCGTAGGATGAAGAAGCGGAAGATGCAGAGGGCTCAGGAGGAATATGAGCGGGATCACTGCAGCGGCAGCCGCGGTGGCGGGGGGCTGCCCCGACCTGGCAGGCAGGCCCCAACCCACACAAAGGAAACCCGGCTGGAGAGGCAGCCCCGGGACTCTCCCTTCTGCGCCCCTTCCAACGCCTCATCGTCCTCTTCGTCCCCTGGCCTCCCGTGCCAGGGTCCCTGTGCTCCTCCGCCTCCACCGCCAGCCTCCAGTCCCCAAGGAGCACACGCAGCTTCCTCCTGTTTGGACACAGCTGGCGAGGGCCTTTTGCAAACGGTGGTACTGTCCTGA